In the genome of Pusillimonas sp. T7-7, the window CTTTCGGAAAAGTCCGTACGGCAAAGAGCTGTACATGGAGCTGATGGCTTTGCTGTATGTGTTGCTCAACAAGGCGCGGCGCGATGGCTTGATGTCCATCGAGTCGGATATTGAAGAGCCCGAGTCCAGCCCCATCTTCGCCGACTACCCACGCATCCTGCGCGACAAGAACCTGATGGAGTTCATCACCGATTACATGCGCTTGATGATCAGCGGCAATATGAGCTCTTTCGAAATCGAAACCCTGATGGACCAGGAAATCGAGGCGCACTTCCAGGAACGCAGCGTGCCTTCAAATGCCTTGCGGGCTGTGGCCGATGCCTTGCCGGCTTTTGGCATTGTGGCGGCCGTGCTGGGCGTGATCAAGGCCCTGGCTTCGGTGGATCAGCCGCCCGCCATCCTGGCCGATCTGATCTCCAAGGCCATGGTCGGCACTTTTTTGGGCGTATTGCTGGCTTACGGTTTCGTGGCGCCGTTCGCCTCGTCCATTGAGCGGCGCTCCGTTGCGTCCATGAAAGTACTTGAGTGCATCAAGGTGACCTTGCTGGCCAGCATGAACGGTTACCCGCCGCAATTGGCGGTGGAGTTCGGACGCAAGGTGCTGTATTCCTACGCACGGCCTTCGTTCATGGAACTGGAAGACCACGTCCGGCAAACCCGCTCGACCGCCAAGAAGGCATAGGCTGCTTTCATGAATAAGCAAGAGCCGCGTATTGTTATCCGGCGCAAACGGTCTCACGTCAGTGTCAAGCATAACGACAGCTGGAAGATTGCCTATGCCGACTTTGTGACGGCAATGATGGCGTTTTTCCTGGTGATGTGGCTGGTGGCGCTGGTGCCGCAGAAAGACCTGCAGGAAATGGCCGAGTACTTTCGCATGCCGCTAATGACGGCGGTGAAGGGCGGGCCCAAGAATGACACAGGCAGCAGCGTGATTCCATCGGGGAATCCCAGCATTATTCCTAATCCCAGTCCTATTGCTTCGCGCGGCGATGCGCGCACCGAGGGAGACCTGCGCGACGTTGAACGCCTGGAGAATTTGAAGGCTGAACTCGAGACTCTGATAGAAACCGATCCGATCTTGCAGCAGTTCAGGCCGCAGTTGCTGCTGGACATGACGCCGGACGGCTTGCGCATCCAGATTATCGATAAGCAGAACCGGCCCATGTTTGCGACCGGCAGCGCTCAGGTGCAGTCGTATATGCGCGACATACTGCGCCAGTTGGGCCCCACGTTCAATCGTTTGCCCAACCCTCTGAGCATCTCGGGGCATACCGATTCTATTCAGTACGCCTCGGGCGAGCGCGATTACAGCAATTGGGAGCTTTCCGCTGATCGGGCCAATGCGGCGCGCCGGGAGCTGGTTGCGGGCGGCATGGGTGAAAGCAAGGTCAAGCGGGTGCTGGGTCTGTCTTCATCAGTCAGCCTGATTAAAGATAATCCGGCTGCTGCCGTAAACCGGCGTATCAGCATTGTTGTACTGAATCAACGTGCCGAGCGACGTATTGATGAGCAGAATGCTTCCGGTGATTCGAATGTTGATGTGCAGGAACTCCTGGCTCCGATTCCGGGCCCGGCGCTGCAACTGCATCACATTCCTGGGCTGCCCGTTCCAATACGCTAGCCCGGTCTGTACCGTCGGCATACACGACTTATTGGACAGCTCTACAGGAAAAGGAAGCAAGCATGAGTACGGGCGTCGACCTCAGCCAGTTTTTCGAAACCTTCTTCGATGAGGCGGACGAACTGCTTTCCGACATGGAGCAGTGCCTGCTGGCGTTGGATATCGACCAGCCCGATATTGGCCAGCTCAATGCCATTTTCCGCGCGGCGCACTCGATCAAGGGTGGCGCGGGTACGTTTGGCTGTTTTGGCCACCTTGCCGATACGACCCATTTGCTGGAAAACCTGTTGGATGCCATCAGGCAGGGCGAGATGCCCTTGCGTAAAGACATGATAGACCTTTTTCTGGAAACCAAAGATGTGCTAACAGATCAAGTTGCCGCTTATCGCAGTTCCCAAGAGCCGGACATTGCCGCGTACGACCGCATTTGCGCCCAGTTGCGCGAACTAGCGCTGGAGCAGGGCGGACAAGCTCCCGCATCCAGCCCGGCGTCGGCGACCCCTCAGCCGTCGGCCATCCCGACTGCTGCTGAATCGGCCGCCGAATCAGTTGGGCAGGCCGATCCAGCCGTTGGAATCCCTTTGTTCGTCAGCCTTAGTCGGGTGAATGGCAAGGACGCCGATGCGCTGGCAGCCGAAATGGCTTTGATGGGGCAGGTGCTGCACCAGGAACGCGATGGCGACAGCCTTGGCCTATGGCTGGACACGACGGCTTCGGCCGATGACCTGGAAGCCGTTTGCTGCTTTATCGTCAACGCCGATCAGGTCAGTGTGACGCGATTGGCCTTGCCTGCGGCCGCTTTGGCGGGTAAGGCCAAAGCGACGCCGCCATCTGCTCCCGCAGAGTCCGAACCCGCAGAGCCTGAACCGGCGCCTTCCGAATCAGCGGCGACCGATCCGGTGACGCCCGCCAAGCCGGCTGCGCTCAAGGGGCCGACGGCCGCTTCGTCCAGCAGCACCATTCGGGTGGGTGTCGAGAAGGTCGACCAAATCATCAATCTGGTGGGCGAACTTGTGATTACGCAAGCCATGCTGGTGCAGCGCTCGTCCACGCTGGACTCCGTCTTGCACGACCGGCTGCTTAACGGCATAGAGCAGTTGGAGCGCAATGCGCGCGACCTTCAGGAAGCGGTGATGTCCATCCGCATGATGCCCATGGACTACGTATTCAGCCGCTTTCCCCGGGTCGTGCGCGAAAGCGCCGCCAAGTTGAACAAGCGCATCAGGCTGACTACGCATGGCCAGGCCACCGAGCTGGACAAGAGCCTGATCGAACGCATTATCGACCCGCTGACTCATTTGGTCCGCAACAGCATCGACCATGGTATTGAAACGCCCGAAGCCCGCATGGCTGCCGGCAAGGACCCGGAAGGCCACATGACCTTGTCTGCCCAGCATCATGGCGGGCAAATCGTCATCGAGGTGTCTGATGACGGCGCCGGCCTGAACCGTGAACGCATCTTGAAGAAGGCCATGGCGCAAGGCATGGCGGTCACAGAGAACACCCCCGACGAGGAGTTGTGGCAACTGATTTTCGCGCCCGGTTTCTCGACCGCCGATAAGGTTACCGATATCTCGGGGCGCGGCGTAGGCATGGATGTGGTCAGGCGGAATATCCAGGGCATGGGCGGACATATACAGTTGGCGTCCCGTGCCGGGCAGGGTACGACCACACGCATCATTCTGCCTCTGACGCTGGCCATTCTGGATGGCATGTCGGTCAAAGTGGGAGAGGAAACATTCATTCTGCCGCTCAGCCACGTCACCGAATCGATGCAGCCGACGATGGAGCAGATCCGCAGCATTTCCGACACTGAACATGTGCTGCATGTGCGGGGCGAATACCTGCCTTTGGTGGCGCTGCACAAAGTCTTTGCGGTTGAAGACGCCGTCACCGACATCACCCGCTCCATCGCCGTGATCCTGCAGGCCGAGGATGTGCGCTTTGCCTTGCTGGTTGATCATCTGATCGGTCAGCATCAGGTGGTGGTCAAGAATCTTGAATCCAATTATCGGAAAATACCCGGCGTATCGGCCGCCACCATTTTGGGTGATGGCAGCGTGGCCCTGATCGTGGATGTCTTTGCCCTGATGCGCGTTACGCGCGACAAAGCCACGGCCTAACGACTAATCAAGTTGCGGAGAAATCAATGTTCACCAAGTTCGAATCCAGTACCGAGCACGCCGATACGACCGGGCAGGAGTTTCTGGTCTTTACACTGGCCTCGCAGGAATACGGCATAGACATTCTGAAGGTGCAGGAAATTCGCGGCTACGACGCGCAGACCGTGACACGCATCGCCAACGTGCCGTCTTTCGTCAAGGGCGTTACCAATCTGCGCGGCATCATCGTGCCGATTGTCGATATGCGCATCAAGTTCAACCTTGAAAACGTCGAGTACAACCATCAAACCGTGGTGGTAATTTTGAATCTGAACTCCCGGGTTGTGGGCGTGGTCGTGGACGGCGTGTCTGACGTGCTGATGCTGCAGCAGGCGCAAATCAGTGCCGCGCCTCAGTTCGGTACGGCATTTTCGACGGAGTACCTGATGGGTATAGGTACGCTGGGCGAACGCATGCTCATTCTTGTCGACATCGAAAAACTCATGACCAGCGAAGAAATGGCTTTGGTCGAAAACGCGGTTGTCTAAATGGCGTGCATGGCCACAGGGCCATGGCGGATATCACTGGATGTAGAGTTTATATGCGTAAGCCCACCTTTTTTACCAACATGAAGATACGCAGCAGCCTGATACTGGTGCTGGTCTTTTTTCTGATCATGCTGGTTGCCGGCGCTGCGCTGGGCGTGTTGTCGCTGCAGGCCAATAATCGCGCGCTGAACAATATTGTGCTGAACCAGCGGTTGGGCGCGAGCCTGTACTCTGTCATCGATAACTACAAAAATGTGCAGACGATATTAGGCCGGGCAGTGACCAGCTATATGGTCAACAGTGATCAGCAAAGCTATGCGATCGCCAGCGAATGGGGCGGCACTGGCGGCGATACCGCCACCTCGGCTTTAAGCGATGAGTCGCGAGCATTGATAGACGAAGCCCGTCAACAATACGATCAATCCCTGGTGCGCTTTGCCGGCTATCGCGAAATGGCGGCCAAGATACCCGATCCGGAAAACCGCTATGCCCGGGTGGTTGAAAGCTACCAAACGCTGATGGAAGGGGGGGTGCTGCCCCTGCTTGAACTGCTGACGCAGGGAAAGGTAGCCCAGTACCATGAGTTTCTGGGCGGCACCACCTTGTTCCTGGAAGAAGATCTTTATAGCGCTTTGGGCAGTCTTGAATCTCATCAGCAGCGCATGATCGACAGCATTTATCAAAGCGAAGGCGAGCATTACAAACTGGTGCTTCAGCTGGTTGGGGCCGCCATGCTGGTGTGCGTACTGATCGCTTTGCTGACTTATGTATTCCTGGGCCGCATGGTATTGCGTCCCTTGAGTGTGGCGGGCCGTCACTTTGACCGCATCGCGAACGGTGATCTGACGCAGCGGGTGGAGGTCAAGTCGCATAATGAGATTGGTGTGTTGTACGAGGCGCTGCGCCGCATGCAGGAAAGCCTGACGCGTACGGTGAGCACGGTGCGCGAAGGGGTGGAAGAGATCACCCTGGGCTCGCGCGAGATATTCATGGGCAATACCGACCTGAGCAGCCGCACCGAGCAGCAGGCGGCCTCGCTGCAAGAGACGGCGGCCAGCATGGAACAACTGGCGTCCACCGTGCGCATGAACACAGACAACGCCCTGCAGGCCGATGCGCTGGCCAAGGGCGCGTCCGATGTGGCCGAGCGCGGCGGCCAGGCGGTCTCGGTGGTGGTAAGCACCATGAGCGAGATCTCGACCAGCTCGCACAAGATGGCCGAGATTGTGGGCGTGATCGACGGCATTGCATTCCAGACGAACATTCTGGCGCTGAATGCGGCGGTCGAGGCCGCGCGCGCCGGCGAGCAGGGCAAGGGCTTTGCGGTGGTGGCGGGCGAGGTGCGCTCGCTGGCCCAGCGCAGCGCGCAGGCGGCCAAGGAGATCAAAGGGCTGATCGAGGAATCGCAGCACAAGGTCCAGGCTGGGGCCCAGCAGGCGAGCCAGGCGGGCGAGGTGATGCGCGAGGTGGTCGGTTCGGTGCAAGGGGTCACGACCATCATGGGCGAGATCGCCTCGGCCTCGCACGAGCAGTCCGAGGGAATCGAGCAGGTCAATCAGGCGGTCACGCAGATGGACGGGGTGGTGCAGCAAAATGCGGCGCTGGTCGAACAAGCGGCGGCCGCGGCCGGATCACTGCAAGAGCAGGCCTCGCGCCTGGCCCAGGCCGTGGCCGTATTCAAGTTGAAATAATATGTCATCCTTGGCGCAGTCCATCTTCACCATGCCCGACTTGCCAGAGGTCGGGCATAACGATTTTGAGCGCGCCGCGCGCATTTTACATAGGCGCGCCGGCATTGTGCTTGGCGAGCATAAGCGCGAGATGGCCGAGCGTACTTTGGCCATGCGGGCTAGGGCGATGAAGCTGGACGTGGTCCGCCAATACCTGGACCACCTGGAACAAAATCCGCAGTCCGGCCAATGGGAAACCTTTGTCAACGCCTTTACGATCAACCATACGGCTTTTTTTCGGGAGCAGCACCACTTCAACATTCTGGCCAAATTTGCACGCTCCAGAAAGAAGCCCTTGTCGGTATGGTGCTGTGCCGCCTCTACGGGCGAAGAGCCTTATTCGATTGCCATGACGCTACGCGAGAGCTGTGTCGCGCCCGAGACGGGCGTGTCCATTTTGGCGACGGATATCGATACACGCGCTGTGGCGGCCGCACAAGAAGGCATGTATTCCGACGAGCGCGCCAAACCCGTGCCCGAAGCGTATTTGCATAAGTATTTCCAGCGGGGAACCGGGCGTCGGGCAGGCATGGTGCGGGTCAAGCCCATATTACGCAATATGATCGATTTCGACGTCATGAACCTGCTGTCGCAGGATTGGCCGGCGGGGCAGAAGTTCGATGCCATCTTCTGCCGCAACACCATGATTTACTTCGATAAGGCCACCCAGACCAAGCTGCTGGAACGCTTTGCAAGCGTGACCAAGCCTGGCGGCCTGCTGTTCGTGGGCCATTCCGAGAACTTTACCTATTTGACCAAGGCTTTTCGTCTGCAGGGGCAAACCGTCTATGTGGCGACCTAAGGCCTATGACCGCCGCGCGCCATACTGCGTTGCCCCGGTGATGACAACATGAAGAAAATACGTGTCTTGTGCGTGGATGACTCCGCGCTGGTGCGAGGCTTGATGACCGAGATCATCAACAGCCAGCCCGATATGGAAGTGGTGGCCTCCGCGCCTGATCCCCTGGTCGCCCGCGAACTCATCAAGCAGCACAATCCGGATGTGCTGACACTGGATGTTGAAATGCCGCGCATGGATGGCTTGGATTTCCTGGAGCGTCTGATGCGCTTGCGGCCCATGCCGGTGGTGATGGTGTCGTCATTGACAGAACGCAATTCGGAAGTCACGCTGCGTGCGCTTGAACTGGGCGCGGTCGACTTCGTGACCAAGCCCAAGCTGGGCCTGCGCGACGGCTTGATGGAATACAGTCTGCTGATTGCCGATAAAATCCGCGCCGCCGCCCATTCCAGGCCGCGCTATGCGGCGCCGCCGGCCACGACGGCGCCGCGCAAACAGCTGACGCATGTTTTTTCAGGCACCGAGAAGCTGGTGATGATTGGCGCTTCCACCGGCGGTACGGAAGCCATACGCCAGGTGCTCGAACCCTTGCCGGCCAACAGTCCGGCCATCATGATCACTCAACATATGCCGGCAGGCTTTACCAAGTCTTTTGTTCAGCGGCTGGACAGTCTATGCGCCGTACAGGTCCACGAGGCCGAGGACGGCCAGCGTGTGCTGCCCGGCCATGTTTACCTTGCGCCCGGCGGCATCG includes:
- the motA gene encoding flagellar motor stator protein MotA — encoded protein: MFIILGFLIVFISVFGSFVMLGGHLGALYQPFEFVLIAGAAIGAYIASSSSKSVKLLFSSLPIAFRKSPYGKELYMELMALLYVLLNKARRDGLMSIESDIEEPESSPIFADYPRILRDKNLMEFITDYMRLMISGNMSSFEIETLMDQEIEAHFQERSVPSNALRAVADALPAFGIVAAVLGVIKALASVDQPPAILADLISKAMVGTFLGVLLAYGFVAPFASSIERRSVASMKVLECIKVTLLASMNGYPPQLAVEFGRKVLYSYARPSFMELEDHVRQTRSTAKKA
- the motB gene encoding flagellar motor protein MotB yields the protein MNKQEPRIVIRRKRSHVSVKHNDSWKIAYADFVTAMMAFFLVMWLVALVPQKDLQEMAEYFRMPLMTAVKGGPKNDTGSSVIPSGNPSIIPNPSPIASRGDARTEGDLRDVERLENLKAELETLIETDPILQQFRPQLLLDMTPDGLRIQIIDKQNRPMFATGSAQVQSYMRDILRQLGPTFNRLPNPLSISGHTDSIQYASGERDYSNWELSADRANAARRELVAGGMGESKVKRVLGLSSSVSLIKDNPAAAVNRRISIVVLNQRAERRIDEQNASGDSNVDVQELLAPIPGPALQLHHIPGLPVPIR
- the cheA gene encoding chemotaxis protein CheA, with the protein product MSTGVDLSQFFETFFDEADELLSDMEQCLLALDIDQPDIGQLNAIFRAAHSIKGGAGTFGCFGHLADTTHLLENLLDAIRQGEMPLRKDMIDLFLETKDVLTDQVAAYRSSQEPDIAAYDRICAQLRELALEQGGQAPASSPASATPQPSAIPTAAESAAESVGQADPAVGIPLFVSLSRVNGKDADALAAEMALMGQVLHQERDGDSLGLWLDTTASADDLEAVCCFIVNADQVSVTRLALPAAALAGKAKATPPSAPAESEPAEPEPAPSESAATDPVTPAKPAALKGPTAASSSSTIRVGVEKVDQIINLVGELVITQAMLVQRSSTLDSVLHDRLLNGIEQLERNARDLQEAVMSIRMMPMDYVFSRFPRVVRESAAKLNKRIRLTTHGQATELDKSLIERIIDPLTHLVRNSIDHGIETPEARMAAGKDPEGHMTLSAQHHGGQIVIEVSDDGAGLNRERILKKAMAQGMAVTENTPDEELWQLIFAPGFSTADKVTDISGRGVGMDVVRRNIQGMGGHIQLASRAGQGTTTRIILPLTLAILDGMSVKVGEETFILPLSHVTESMQPTMEQIRSISDTEHVLHVRGEYLPLVALHKVFAVEDAVTDITRSIAVILQAEDVRFALLVDHLIGQHQVVVKNLESNYRKIPGVSAATILGDGSVALIVDVFALMRVTRDKATA
- a CDS encoding chemotaxis protein CheW, with the protein product MFTKFESSTEHADTTGQEFLVFTLASQEYGIDILKVQEIRGYDAQTVTRIANVPSFVKGVTNLRGIIVPIVDMRIKFNLENVEYNHQTVVVILNLNSRVVGVVVDGVSDVLMLQQAQISAAPQFGTAFSTEYLMGIGTLGERMLILVDIEKLMTSEEMALVENAVV
- a CDS encoding methyl-accepting chemotaxis protein, with amino-acid sequence MRKPTFFTNMKIRSSLILVLVFFLIMLVAGAALGVLSLQANNRALNNIVLNQRLGASLYSVIDNYKNVQTILGRAVTSYMVNSDQQSYAIASEWGGTGGDTATSALSDESRALIDEARQQYDQSLVRFAGYREMAAKIPDPENRYARVVESYQTLMEGGVLPLLELLTQGKVAQYHEFLGGTTLFLEEDLYSALGSLESHQQRMIDSIYQSEGEHYKLVLQLVGAAMLVCVLIALLTYVFLGRMVLRPLSVAGRHFDRIANGDLTQRVEVKSHNEIGVLYEALRRMQESLTRTVSTVREGVEEITLGSREIFMGNTDLSSRTEQQAASLQETAASMEQLASTVRMNTDNALQADALAKGASDVAERGGQAVSVVVSTMSEISTSSHKMAEIVGVIDGIAFQTNILALNAAVEAARAGEQGKGFAVVAGEVRSLAQRSAQAAKEIKGLIEESQHKVQAGAQQASQAGEVMREVVGSVQGVTTIMGEIASASHEQSEGIEQVNQAVTQMDGVVQQNAALVEQAAAAAGSLQEQASRLAQAVAVFKLK
- a CDS encoding CheR family methyltransferase, coding for MSSLAQSIFTMPDLPEVGHNDFERAARILHRRAGIVLGEHKREMAERTLAMRARAMKLDVVRQYLDHLEQNPQSGQWETFVNAFTINHTAFFREQHHFNILAKFARSRKKPLSVWCCAASTGEEPYSIAMTLRESCVAPETGVSILATDIDTRAVAAAQEGMYSDERAKPVPEAYLHKYFQRGTGRRAGMVRVKPILRNMIDFDVMNLLSQDWPAGQKFDAIFCRNTMIYFDKATQTKLLERFASVTKPGGLLFVGHSENFTYLTKAFRLQGQTVYVAT
- a CDS encoding chemotaxis response regulator protein-glutamate methylesterase, which gives rise to MKKIRVLCVDDSALVRGLMTEIINSQPDMEVVASAPDPLVARELIKQHNPDVLTLDVEMPRMDGLDFLERLMRLRPMPVVMVSSLTERNSEVTLRALELGAVDFVTKPKLGLRDGLMEYSLLIADKIRAAAHSRPRYAAPPATTAPRKQLTHVFSGTEKLVMIGASTGGTEAIRQVLEPLPANSPAIMITQHMPAGFTKSFVQRLDSLCAVQVHEAEDGQRVLPGHVYLAPGGIAHMKLARSGANYVVKLEYSDPVNRHRPSVDVLFHSAAQVAGRNAVGAILTGMGKDGAQGMLAMRQAGAQTFAQDEASCVVFGMPREALHIGATDVAVPLSEMSARILASAGSYGHRV